In Mercenaria mercenaria strain notata chromosome 14, MADL_Memer_1, whole genome shotgun sequence, the following are encoded in one genomic region:
- the LOC123558561 gene encoding uncharacterized protein LOC123558561 has translation MKRKREQITLWKAAFVNGQETFKSWIDKVRMLELNCDVSSASPTHYSDLNLKTKCAKTDDKFMCTYSVGIRPTSKQKRTLNQMLKVSNHAYNWSNYLVKEKDFKPKQFDLQRVVTKTNSTDVPAEYRLPGDDWFFDNKMSSIKLTACKNFCTMYKSAQTNQKKTKVDLRNKDTAMLREGSFEVQKLFVRLLTEKDIPDERLRQSRIALMPANFSKSMKDWKERFLRLSKKVSNIPPLSHDMKVCKRPNGKFVLQIPCDPKYTRRIQVHSSDSICSIDPGGRTFATCYDPSNIKAFQIGPEADKKEVIHKYHEKIDQVHRLLAYAQKKKQTQAIRDRIGQLKKLHLKLKTYVDDVHLKLCSYLVKNYKLVVLGKISVSSIVRKDRPNHLAKSANRDLLCWQHFRFRQRLLHRVRGTDCEAIAQDERYTSKTCGNCGVKNNKLGGKETFICESCNYKTHRDINGARNILCKYLGLFPFAA, from the coding sequence atgaaaagaaaacgtgAACAGATTACTTTGTGGAAAGCCGCGTTTGTCAACGGACAAGAAACTTTCAAGTCCTGGATTGACAAGGTGAGAATGCTGGAATTGAACTGTGACGTCTCGTCGGCAAGCCCAACACATTACTCCGATCTGAATTTGAAAACCAAGTGTGCTAAGACGGATGACAAGTTCATGTGTACATATTCTGTCGGCATTCGTCCGACTTCTAAGCAAAAGCGAACGTTGAATCAGATGCTCAAAGTGAGCAACCACGCTTACAACTGGAGCAATTACCTAGTGAAGGAGAAAGACTTCAAACCTAAGCAGTTCGACTTGCAAAGAGTTGTTACCAAAACAAATTCAACAGACGTTCCGGCCGAGTACAGACTTCCAGGAGACGACTGGTTTTTCGACAACAAGATGTCCTCTATCAAGTTGACCGCCTGTAAGAACTTTTGCACCATGTACAAGTCTGCTCAAACCAATCAGAAGAAAACAAAGGTCGATCTCAGAAACAAAGACACTGCTATGTTACGCGAAGGATCGTTCGAAGTGCAGAAATTGTTTGTCAGGCTACTAACGGAAAAAGACATACCAGACGAACGACTTCGGCAGTCGAGAATAGCTTTGATGCCAGCTAACTTCTCGAAATCTATGAAAGACTGGAAAGAAAGGTTTCTCCGACTTTCGAAAAAAGTATCTAATATACCGCCTTTGAGCCACGACATGAAGGTATGCAAACGTCCGAATGGGAAATTCGTACTGCAGATTCCGTGCGATCCGAAATACACGCGAAGGATACAAGTGCACAGTTCGGACTCGATATGTTCCATCGATCCGGGAGGCAGGACGTTCGCCACGTGTTACGATCCTAGCAATATAAAGGCATTTCAAATAGGACCCGAGGCAGACAAGAAAGAGGTCATTCACAAGTATCACGAGAAGATCGACCAAGTTCATCGTCTCTTGGCGTACGCTCAAAAGAAAAAGCAGACGCAAGCTATACGAGACAGAATCGGACAACTGAAGAAGCTGCACCTGAAATTGAAAACGTACGTCGACGACGTGCACTTGAAATTGTGCTCGTATCTGGTCAAGAATTACAAACTGGTCGTTCTTGGCAAGATATCGGTTTCGTCCATCGTGAGAAAAGACAGACCGAACCATCTTGCCAAAAGCGCTAACAGGGACTTGCTCTGTTGGCAACATTTCAGATTCCGACAGAGACTGTTACACAGAGTTCGTGGCACGGACTGCGAAGCGATCGCTCAAGACGAACGTTACACTTCCAAGACCTGTGGTAATTGCGGTGTGAAGAACAACAAACTCGGCGGAAAGGAAACGTTTATTTGTGAAAGTTGCAATTACAAAACACATCGAGACATCAACGGAGCGAGAAACATTCTGTGCAAATACTTAGGACTCTTTCCATTTGCAGCATAA